A single region of the Photobacterium sanguinicancri genome encodes:
- a CDS encoding HlyD family type I secretion periplasmic adaptor subunit: MTNKQKSPSKKADNSLTTEQLDYIDDQSAALLLNTPKSARRMLWVIVLFFVIAFVWASQAQLDQVTVGSGKVIASSQLQVVQNLEGGIVKSLLVTEGDAVVKGQELLIIDDTQFQSDFNEQSQSLVGTQADSVRLNTLLASIHIDKSQAKKNWQKSIVIKQQTLTFPNELTQNQVRLVQRQKNEFADQLSQLEGQLAVVEQQINQKARERIETQSRVGSLRNSYGIASKELAITKPLADEGVVPEIELLKLRRQLNDIRRELKSAELQLPIIKAAIQEAILKRIDIAQNFRSDLQRELNEISDQLASLSASQIGLQDRVNRTTITSPVAGIIQTLHTNTVGGVIQPGMDVITIVPTDDNLLIEAQIAPKDIAFLRPKLRAMIKFSAYDFTVFGGLEGTLETISADTIKDDEGNSFYQIRIRTAQNYLLSGSGEILPIIPGMTASADIITGKRTVLDYLLKPVISAQRNALRE; the protein is encoded by the coding sequence ATGACAAATAAACAGAAAAGCCCTTCGAAAAAGGCAGACAATTCGTTAACAACTGAGCAACTTGATTATATTGATGATCAAAGCGCAGCCTTGTTATTAAACACCCCCAAAAGTGCACGTCGTATGCTGTGGGTGATTGTATTGTTTTTCGTTATTGCTTTCGTATGGGCTTCACAAGCGCAGCTTGATCAGGTCACTGTAGGTAGCGGCAAAGTTATTGCCTCTTCACAACTACAAGTAGTTCAAAACCTTGAGGGAGGCATAGTCAAATCCTTGCTCGTTACCGAAGGCGATGCTGTCGTGAAAGGGCAAGAACTACTAATAATTGATGACACTCAATTTCAGTCTGATTTCAACGAACAGAGTCAATCTCTGGTAGGGACACAAGCCGATAGTGTTCGCCTTAATACCTTGCTCGCCAGTATTCACATTGATAAGTCACAAGCGAAAAAAAATTGGCAAAAAAGCATAGTGATCAAGCAGCAAACTTTGACGTTTCCTAATGAACTAACCCAGAATCAAGTTCGCTTAGTTCAGCGCCAGAAAAATGAGTTTGCCGACCAATTGTCGCAACTCGAAGGCCAACTTGCCGTAGTTGAACAACAGATCAACCAAAAAGCACGCGAACGAATAGAGACCCAATCACGCGTAGGCAGCTTACGTAACAGCTATGGCATTGCCAGCAAAGAATTAGCAATCACCAAACCGCTTGCCGATGAAGGGGTGGTGCCAGAAATAGAACTACTTAAACTGCGACGCCAGCTTAACGATATCCGCCGAGAGCTTAAATCTGCCGAATTACAGCTGCCTATCATCAAAGCTGCAATTCAAGAGGCAATATTAAAACGTATCGACATCGCGCAAAATTTTCGTTCTGATTTGCAGCGTGAGCTCAACGAAATAAGCGATCAACTTGCCAGTTTATCGGCCTCACAGATAGGGCTTCAAGATCGAGTAAACCGAACGACCATTACCTCACCTGTGGCAGGCATCATACAAACACTACATACCAACACGGTTGGTGGTGTCATTCAACCCGGCATGGATGTCATCACCATAGTCCCCACCGACGATAACTTGCTGATTGAAGCGCAAATCGCGCCAAAAGATATTGCCTTCCTGAGACCAAAACTTCGCGCAATGATCAAATTCAGCGCCTATGATTTTACTGTCTTTGGTGGATTAGAAGGCACACTAGAAACTATCAGTGCCGATACCATTAAAGACGATGAAGGCAATAGCTTTTACCAAATCAGGATCCGCACCGCTCAAAATTATTTACTCAGCGGCAGTGGTGAAATCTTGCCTATCATCCCAGGAATGACGGCATCTGCCGACATCATCACAGGGAAGCGCACGGTACTCGATTATTTGTTAAAGCCCGTGATATCCGCTCAACGAAATGCGCTAAGAGAGTGA
- a CDS encoding amidohydrolase produces the protein MSTHLTGVFDPIRFRHHLHRYPELSLQEQKTASVIIDQLLKFGLSPHTNIGGFGIVVDINSGNPGKETLLRADFDALPISEQAEHDHTSRHGGCMHACGHDGHTASLLSVAEHLSLHPPVNGRIILLFQPAEEIGLGAKMMLADPRLQQFNPDAVYAYHNLPGYPLGTVVVKEGAFACASTGVSISLKGKTSHAAKPENGRSPATAVSRIMAYLEDLPDSIENAFCLVTLVHVKIGNPGFGTSPGRADVMATIRSDSDHALASMQKQLQAFVDTQAIEQGLTSTIEWVEPFSATHNHPACTQQLISAARELGYPIEIPSKPMRWSEDVGEFLSHWQGTLFCLGSGETHPELHNPDFDFPDELIGIASRLFIKLLEERHTHSGK, from the coding sequence ATGTCTACTCATCTAACTGGCGTATTTGACCCTATTCGCTTTCGCCACCATTTACACCGTTATCCCGAGCTTTCATTACAAGAACAAAAGACCGCATCGGTCATTATTGATCAGCTTTTAAAGTTTGGGCTATCCCCTCATACCAATATAGGTGGCTTCGGCATTGTCGTTGACATCAATAGTGGGAATCCAGGAAAGGAAACATTATTACGAGCTGATTTTGATGCCTTGCCAATCAGTGAACAAGCAGAGCATGACCATACATCTCGACATGGAGGCTGTATGCATGCATGTGGCCATGATGGCCATACTGCAAGTTTATTAAGTGTCGCTGAGCATCTCAGCCTGCACCCTCCCGTTAATGGCCGTATTATTTTACTGTTTCAGCCTGCTGAAGAGATTGGGCTTGGCGCAAAAATGATGCTGGCGGATCCAAGGCTGCAACAGTTTAATCCTGACGCCGTCTACGCCTATCATAATTTGCCGGGCTATCCGCTTGGCACTGTGGTCGTCAAAGAAGGGGCATTTGCATGCGCATCCACCGGTGTGAGTATTTCGCTAAAAGGTAAAACATCGCACGCAGCTAAACCTGAAAATGGTCGTAGCCCAGCCACCGCAGTCAGCCGAATTATGGCCTATTTAGAAGATCTTCCAGACAGCATTGAGAATGCATTCTGCTTAGTCACTTTAGTGCACGTCAAAATTGGTAATCCAGGATTTGGTACCTCTCCAGGCAGAGCGGATGTAATGGCAACAATACGCAGCGATAGTGACCATGCACTTGCCAGCATGCAAAAACAGTTACAGGCTTTTGTTGATACACAAGCAATTGAACAGGGATTAACCTCAACCATTGAATGGGTTGAACCTTTCTCTGCAACTCATAACCATCCAGCTTGTACCCAGCAACTGATTTCAGCAGCAAGAGAATTGGGATACCCAATTGAAATCCCATCGAAACCTATGCGATGGTCTGAAGACGTTGGCGAATTTTTAAGCCACTGGCAAGGAACACTATTTTGCCTTGGCAGCGGTGAAACACACCCTGAATTACATAACCCTGATTTTGATTTCCCCGATGAACTTATCGGTATTGCATCTCGCTTATTCATCAAGCTACTAGAAGAACGTCATACCCATTCAGGTAAGTAA
- a CDS encoding phospho-sugar mutase → MNTIISQWITRDPDPKTQQELKGLIDAGNEAELQARFSGRLEFGTAGLRGVVGAGPNRMNRLVIQETATGLGQYLLLQIEEADHRGVVIGYDGRLDSKQFAQDAAAALTAMGIKVYLTSKVAATPLVAFGVKQLGTAAGIVVTASHNPPEYNGFKVYWENGAQIIAPHDSGIAAEIDKAAAQPLHLMDLEQAEHQGLLVWLEDDFYQAYLDAQLVNPLLQNHHQPEAVSIAYTAMHGVGADMAETMLKRVGFEHVYSVAAQREPDGTFPTVNFPNPEEAGAMDLVIAEAKKHNATLACANDPDADRFAVAVRDLHGEYKMLTGDQVGILFGHYLLNVASGSCENLVGTTIVSSSLLEKIAHAHQANFFQTLTGFKWLTNVAMQKQTETSQFLFAYEEALGYTVGSKVWDKDGLTALVAFAQMTAELTAKGQSIWSQLEAIYRQHGFYLNAQRSIALIPDSPAIGSVLRASPPSRIAGVDIVQTDDLQIAQRTFSGSLAAKPTESIDLPASDVLIYHLENGARVVVRPSGTEPKVKCYYEVVEQMLEDESYEDAKQRAEVQMAALISEHQSSL, encoded by the coding sequence ATGAATACAATCATCTCTCAGTGGATTACTCGAGATCCAGACCCTAAAACTCAGCAAGAACTTAAAGGTTTGATCGACGCAGGTAATGAGGCTGAACTGCAAGCTCGTTTTTCGGGACGCCTTGAATTTGGAACCGCAGGGTTACGTGGTGTAGTTGGTGCCGGTCCGAATCGTATGAACCGCCTCGTGATTCAAGAAACAGCAACGGGCTTAGGGCAGTACTTGCTGTTGCAAATTGAAGAGGCCGATCATCGTGGTGTCGTTATTGGTTATGACGGCCGATTAGATTCGAAACAATTTGCTCAAGATGCTGCTGCGGCGCTAACAGCCATGGGCATTAAGGTATACCTAACAAGTAAAGTGGCTGCGACACCGCTAGTGGCTTTTGGTGTAAAACAGCTGGGAACAGCGGCAGGTATAGTGGTAACGGCAAGCCATAATCCCCCTGAGTACAATGGCTTTAAAGTGTACTGGGAGAATGGTGCACAAATTATCGCCCCACATGATTCAGGCATTGCCGCTGAAATTGATAAAGCCGCAGCCCAACCTTTGCACTTGATGGATCTTGAGCAAGCAGAGCACCAAGGCTTGCTTGTGTGGTTAGAAGATGATTTTTATCAAGCGTATTTAGATGCACAGTTAGTGAACCCGCTGTTGCAGAATCACCACCAACCAGAAGCCGTTTCGATTGCGTACACCGCCATGCATGGTGTGGGGGCTGATATGGCAGAAACTATGCTTAAACGCGTTGGTTTTGAACATGTTTATAGTGTGGCTGCCCAGCGCGAACCTGATGGTACTTTCCCTACTGTTAATTTTCCCAACCCTGAAGAAGCAGGGGCTATGGATTTAGTCATTGCAGAAGCCAAAAAGCATAATGCGACCTTAGCGTGCGCCAACGACCCAGATGCAGACCGCTTTGCGGTTGCTGTTCGTGACTTGCATGGCGAGTATAAAATGCTAACAGGGGATCAGGTTGGTATTTTATTTGGACATTATTTGCTGAATGTGGCGAGTGGCAGTTGTGAGAATCTAGTGGGGACAACGATAGTGTCTTCGAGTTTGCTTGAAAAAATTGCCCACGCACATCAGGCGAATTTCTTTCAAACTCTGACTGGGTTTAAATGGCTGACGAACGTTGCGATGCAAAAGCAGACTGAAACGAGCCAATTCTTGTTCGCTTATGAGGAAGCTTTGGGTTACACCGTGGGTAGCAAAGTGTGGGACAAAGATGGTTTAACCGCTTTGGTTGCTTTTGCCCAAATGACAGCCGAACTTACAGCAAAAGGTCAGTCGATTTGGTCTCAGCTTGAAGCTATTTACCGTCAGCACGGCTTTTATTTGAATGCACAGCGCAGTATCGCTTTGATACCCGATTCTCCTGCCATTGGGAGTGTTTTACGTGCATCGCCACCATCGCGTATTGCTGGCGTCGATATTGTACAAACAGATGACTTGCAAATTGCCCAACGCACCTTCTCTGGCTCTCTTGCTGCGAAGCCTACAGAGTCGATAGATTTACCAGCCAGTGATGTGTTGATTTATCATCTTGAGAATGGCGCACGGGTGGTGGTACGTCCATCTGGTACCGAACCTAAAGTGAAGTGCTATTACGAAGTTGTCGAGCAGATGCTTGAAGATGAGAGCTACGAAGATGCAAAACAGCGTGCGGAAGTACAAATGGCAGCACTAATTAGTGAGCATCAGTCATCGCTGTAA
- the astB gene encoding N-succinylarginine dihydrolase: MKAYEANFDGLVGPTHNYSGLSFGNVASAKNQAAPSKPKQAAKQGLAKMKALADMGLVQGVLAPQERPDVFTLRRLGFSGSDSDVIAQAAKQAPKVLAACCSASSMWTANASTVSPSADTADGRVHFTPANLTNKFHRSIEHETTGRILQATFADERYFAHHAALPSVEHYGDEGAANHTRFCQQYGDKGVEFFVYGRHAFDSRHPAPTTFPARHTYEACEAIARLHQLDGTHTVMAQQNPAVIDQGVFHNDVIAVGNRNLLFCHQQAFLDQQGVYDELTAKVGESFKVIEVPTSAVSINDAVNSYLFNSQLLSMPNGETVLVLPDECRQNKNVWAYVESMLAQQQGIDRVEVFDLKQSMANGGGPACLRLRVVLNDDELKAVNASTLMNEELFERLNTWVDFHYRDELQESDLADPQLLIESRTALDELTQILQLGSVYPFQRD, translated from the coding sequence ATGAAAGCGTATGAAGCAAATTTTGATGGGTTAGTGGGCCCAACGCATAACTACAGTGGTTTATCTTTTGGCAATGTCGCTTCAGCTAAAAACCAAGCTGCGCCTTCAAAACCTAAACAAGCAGCCAAACAAGGGCTTGCCAAAATGAAGGCCTTGGCTGATATGGGATTAGTGCAAGGCGTATTAGCACCACAAGAACGGCCTGATGTTTTCACCTTACGCCGACTTGGTTTTAGTGGCTCAGACAGTGATGTTATTGCCCAAGCTGCGAAGCAAGCGCCTAAAGTGTTGGCTGCGTGTTGTTCTGCGTCCAGTATGTGGACGGCAAATGCTTCTACTGTTTCCCCTTCGGCCGATACTGCTGATGGTCGCGTACATTTCACACCTGCAAACCTTACCAATAAATTCCATCGTTCAATAGAACATGAAACAACAGGGCGAATATTACAGGCGACCTTTGCTGATGAGCGTTACTTTGCCCACCATGCCGCGTTACCCAGTGTTGAGCATTATGGTGATGAAGGTGCCGCAAACCATACCCGTTTTTGTCAGCAATATGGTGACAAGGGCGTCGAATTTTTTGTCTATGGCCGTCATGCGTTTGATAGTCGTCATCCTGCGCCAACTACATTTCCTGCAAGGCATACCTATGAAGCTTGTGAAGCCATTGCTCGGTTACACCAGTTAGATGGAACTCATACGGTTATGGCACAACAAAACCCAGCGGTTATTGATCAAGGCGTATTCCATAACGATGTAATTGCGGTGGGTAATCGAAATTTATTATTTTGCCATCAACAAGCTTTTTTAGATCAACAAGGGGTTTATGATGAACTAACGGCTAAAGTGGGCGAATCTTTTAAAGTGATTGAAGTGCCGACAAGTGCGGTATCAATTAATGATGCGGTAAATAGTTATTTATTTAACTCTCAGTTATTGAGCATGCCAAATGGTGAAACTGTATTGGTCTTGCCAGATGAATGCCGTCAAAATAAAAACGTATGGGCCTATGTAGAGTCGATGTTAGCTCAGCAGCAAGGTATAGATAGGGTTGAAGTCTTCGATCTTAAACAGAGTATGGCTAATGGCGGTGGGCCTGCATGTTTACGTTTAAGAGTTGTATTAAATGATGATGAATTAAAAGCAGTGAATGCATCTACCTTGATGAATGAGGAATTATTTGAACGCTTAAATACTTGGGTTGATTTTCATTATCGTGATGAACTACAAGAATCAGACTTAGCCGATCCGCAATTATTGATTGAGTCACGCACCGCGCTGGATGAGTTGACTCAAATTCTTCAATTAGGCTCGGTCTATCCATTCCAAAGAGACTAA
- a CDS encoding TolC family outer membrane protein: MKRNAFIVTLACMGYSLINSPSVLGQSLEQAIAQTLASNPDIRHAYHEFMIRNEQIRASQGDYLPDVNLDAGAGYENYNNERGSKGDFQPREVRLSVQQLLWDGAITYNDITRNKSETEAQRYQLLADAQDNALRTTLAYLDVLQAQEVLSLSQANFDVHQRIYSDIKKRADSGIGSTADLAQVEGRLARSNTNLISAQSNLNDQITEFVRIVGQYPTALEKPEVDINFIATSLDDAMAKAKENNPIVKVALNDIDAAHSQYDQATGTFYPTFYVEASQQWGEELDGVPGSNDEFKAMLRMRYNLYNGGSDQAKSRRAAYQVNQSKDVRDRALRQLEEGTRLAWSAMALANDQTEFLQRHVDASARTVIAYEKQFKISKRTLLDVLNTENELFEARKAYLDAHYNGIYSKYRLLNATGLLLSELRVDVPEQWLTSVK, encoded by the coding sequence ATGAAGAGAAATGCTTTTATCGTCACTTTGGCTTGCATGGGGTACAGCCTAATTAACTCCCCAAGTGTATTAGGGCAATCGTTAGAACAAGCTATTGCCCAAACACTCGCCAGTAACCCAGATATACGCCATGCTTATCATGAGTTTATGATCCGCAACGAGCAAATACGTGCTTCGCAAGGTGATTACTTGCCAGATGTTAACCTTGACGCAGGCGCTGGGTACGAAAACTACAATAACGAAAGAGGCAGCAAAGGGGACTTTCAACCCCGTGAAGTACGATTAAGCGTCCAGCAATTATTATGGGATGGTGCCATTACCTACAACGATATCACACGGAATAAATCTGAAACTGAAGCGCAACGCTATCAACTGCTTGCTGACGCGCAAGATAATGCACTGCGCACCACACTAGCCTACTTAGATGTCCTACAAGCTCAAGAAGTCTTGTCGCTTTCACAGGCCAATTTCGATGTCCACCAGCGCATTTATAGCGACATTAAAAAGCGCGCCGATTCAGGCATAGGTTCAACCGCTGATTTAGCACAAGTTGAAGGGCGTTTAGCACGCTCAAACACCAATTTAATTTCGGCGCAAAGTAACTTAAATGACCAAATTACCGAATTTGTCCGTATTGTTGGTCAGTACCCTACCGCACTTGAAAAGCCAGAAGTCGACATCAATTTCATTGCAACATCACTTGACGATGCAATGGCTAAAGCCAAGGAAAACAATCCAATCGTCAAAGTCGCGCTCAATGACATTGATGCCGCGCATTCCCAATATGATCAAGCAACTGGGACTTTCTACCCAACCTTCTATGTCGAAGCGTCACAGCAATGGGGCGAAGAATTGGATGGCGTACCAGGCAGTAATGATGAATTTAAGGCCATGCTCAGAATGCGCTATAACTTGTACAACGGTGGGAGCGATCAGGCCAAAAGCCGCCGTGCTGCGTATCAAGTAAACCAGTCTAAAGACGTGCGCGATAGAGCATTACGTCAACTCGAAGAAGGAACCCGTCTCGCATGGAGTGCTATGGCTCTCGCCAATGATCAGACCGAATTTTTACAGCGCCATGTCGATGCATCTGCCCGTACCGTCATTGCTTATGAAAAACAATTTAAGATCAGTAAACGCACCCTACTTGATGTGCTAAACACCGAAAATGAGCTGTTCGAAGCGCGTAAAGCCTATCTGGATGCTCATTACAATGGCATTTATTCTAAATACCGCTTACTCAATGCCACGGGGTTATTATTGTCTGAATTACGCGTTGATGTACCTGAACAGTGGCTCACTTCTGTTAAGTAA